From a single Brassica rapa cultivar Chiifu-401-42 chromosome A01, CAAS_Brap_v3.01, whole genome shotgun sequence genomic region:
- the LOC103860240 gene encoding jacalin-related lectin 45, whose amino-acid sequence MSTLSSTETMSEQCPFDDGVYDCVKKVIIGEDSQGVAYITIQYVRNGDVVQLEHGSERGTQITETEFEVKDPDEYITCIEGTWGEANRYDGDIHMWNQTLSRTVTELQFKTSHGRTSQKFGKPGADSFEFKLEGNNGTKLVGLLGSSGRFLDEIEANFDVVSSALKQLEPQGGSDGHSWDDGAYDGLRKVCIGEDGGRVSSVEFVYAKGDQRITHCHGMDSNERKEFELEYEDGEYIISVEGTIDDDGFVSSLIFNTSMTRSSEEFGKAVANNKFFLKPIGFHKLVGFRGRSCVDRINALGANFAVVVAPPVKKLQAQGTNSGEEWDDGIHDNVRMIIVSYGHESVLSVTFEYANGTETVVGDARGDVDEIGDRKEFKLCDNNEYITSVEGFFGEKLLTSETADEYESIYYKMKRLDFITNITAYSVLENDPSEGYVDVVPFKLEEKDHKIVGFHGKSTELSLQQIGVYVKPIDDA is encoded by the exons ATGTCTACACTCTCATCAACAGAAACAATGTCAGAGCAATGTCCCTTCGACGATGGTGTTTACGACTGTGTAAAGAAAGTGATTATAGGAGAAGACTCTCAGGGCGTCGCTTACATCACGATCCAGTACGTGCGAAATGGAGATGTCGTGCAGCTAGAACATGGAAGCGAAAGAGGAACACAAATCACTGAG accGAGTTCGAAGTTAAGGACCCAGACGAATACATCACATGCATTGAGGGAACATGGGGAGAAGCTAACCGATACGATGGTGATATCCATATGTGGAATCAAACGCTTAGTCGTACGGTGACAGAGCTTCAATTCAAGACATCACACGGGAGAACATCTCAGAAGTTTGGTAAGCCTGGCGCTGACAGCTTCGAGTTCAAGTTGGAGGGCAACAATGGAACGAAGCTTGTTGGGCTTCTTGGAAGCTCTGGTCGTTTTCTTGACGAGATAGAAGCTAACTTTGACGTGGTTTCTTCTGCTTTAAAGCAGTTAGAACCTCAAGGTGGGTCCGATGGACATTCTTGGGATGATGGGGCTTATGACGGTCTGAGGAAAGTGTGTATTGGAGAAGATGGTGGCCGTGTGAGCTCCGTTGAGTTTGTGTATGCCAAGGGAGACCAACGTATAACTCATTGTCACGGCATGGATTCAAATGAACGTAAAGAG tTTGAGCTGGAGTATGAAGATGGTGAATATATAATATCCGTGGAGGGAACTATCGATGATGATGGTTTTGTCTCCTCTTTAATCTTCAACACATCAATGACTAGAAGCTCTGAGGAGTTTGGAAAAGCGGTTGCTAACAACAAGTTCTTCCTCAAGCCAATAGGGTTTCATAAGCTTGTCGGCTTCCGAGGAAGGTCCTGCGTTGATCGTATCAATGCTCTAGGTGCAAATTTCGCTGTGGTGGTAGCTCCTCCAGTCAAGAAACTACAAGCACAAGGTACTAACTCTGGTGAAGAGTGGGATGATGGGATCCACGACAATGTTCGTATGATAATCGTATCATACGGCCACGAATCTGTGCTATCGGTCACGTTTGAATATGCCAACGGAACGGAGACTGTGGTTGGAGACGCTCGCGGGGACGTCGATGAAATTGGTGATAGAAAAGAG TTCAAGCTCTGTGATAATAATGAATACATAACATCCGTTGAAGGATTCTTCGGTGAAAAGTTGCTAACTTCTGAAACCGCAGACGAGTATGAGTCTATATACTATAAAATGAAGAGGCTTGATTTCATCACAAATATTACAGCATATTCAGTGTTGGAAAACGATCCAAGTGAGGGTTATGTGGACGTAGTACCGTTCAAGCTGGAGGAGAAAGATCACAAGATTGTTGGGTTCCATGGCAAGTCTACAGAACTTTCTCTCCAGCAAATTGGTGTTTATGTTAAGCCAATCGATGACGCTTAA